The nucleotide window TCTCCTGACACAGCAACATTCTCCTGATGATTTTCTCATTTTATGTTACAGAACATTGTAATGCATTTCTCTTGGTGCTTCCTGGAAATTCTTATCAAAAGCtactgaatttttttattggcaCCCCAAGGATTTCATTCTCATTGTGCAAATCTGGGAGTACTTAATTGAGTCGGTTTTCTTCTGCCTTTCACTAGATTCGGTGCTCCTACTTGCGTAGCTTCTTTCGATTATTCAGATGGAAAGCAAAATCTGTGTATGTGAAACCATGTATATAAAACAATTCAATACAAAATGTCCCTTATTTGATGAAATAGCATTTGTAAGTGACTGAGCTTAACTGTTTAGAAACTATTTGGTCAATGCAGGAACCATAAATCAAGATAGACAAAATGTATACACCATCAAGCTTAGCTGAAACATGTTAAAGTTATCTAGGTACCCCTGCAACATTTGTGCTTGATGTCCCCATAACACTGGCATTTTGAAATGTCAAGCAGGTCAAGTTCCTGaccaagataataaaaataaaaactcatccAAGGAGCAAGCTTTAAAGACAAAGCTGACCAAATCTTCATTTCAGAATTTAATAGTTGATTTTAGCATTTGCCATGAGTTCTCGGACATTCATAAGAATGTTAGCGTGATGAATCCGGAATCATGTTTGGCCCTTGCTATTCTCCAAAGTACGAAAAGATGTAAACCATTGCTTCCAAGAAGCATCTCCTTGTTGTTCAAGCCAAGACAGGAACGAGCTGTCCagtaaacaaaagaaatttacATAAAGAAGTTGGTATCTCACTGGAACAAATCGGAAATTCACAATCTGAACTATCGGCCAGACTCCGCCCCCCACAACAAGCCCAGGGAGGAAATCCCTCTTTACATCTTCCTTCACTTGGTCTATATTCTTCCCTGAAGCAAACCCCATGTACGAGAAAAAGATGAGCAGATCAACAGGCCCAAAAAGTAATCCATCTGCAGCAACTTTCGCTGTGACAAACTTCAGGGTTTTAGGTTGCAACTGGGCCCGTAGTCTAATAAAACGGTCCAAGTATTCATACCtacaaaagaaaactaaaattaccaaaatatgcTAATGATGTCCAAAAGCTACGTGAaactttaatattaatatagttTGTTCAAGGGATTGTTTAACTGGGACAGTTGA belongs to Dioscorea cayenensis subsp. rotundata cultivar TDr96_F1 chromosome 17, TDr96_F1_v2_PseudoChromosome.rev07_lg8_w22 25.fasta, whole genome shotgun sequence and includes:
- the LOC120280339 gene encoding protein Mpv17, yielding MLKLWRWYQRCLQVHPVKTQIISSGLLWGLGDIGAQAITHSTLKNQSLPHSSEDKEFKINWRRVATTSMFGFAFVGPVGHYWYEYLDRFIRLRAQLQPKTLKFVTAKVAADGLLFGPVDLLIFFSYMGFASGKNIDQVKEDVKRDFLPGLVVGGGVWPIVQIVNFRFVPVRYQLLYVNFFCLLDSSFLSWLEQQGDASWKQWFTSFRTLENSKGQT